The following proteins are co-located in the Tolypothrix sp. NIES-4075 genome:
- the scyC gene encoding scytonemin biosynthesis cyclase/decarboxylase ScyC (ScyC, an enzyme in the biosynthesis pathway for the cyanobacterial natural sunscreen scytonemin, performs a cyclization and decarboxylation on the compound ScyA produces.), whose product MEKNTFATSAYIANSLENTYEYLCSLKNLDEWTLYSRMAEQMDEDTWRGSASGYHRDLYYHVKKLQHSQLQGIEWHCGLEYQKYFQVYPVLLFPSDYIEPGTDEKGVYFHWLSFVDPKRQTQMIMQGIHTVHTSECRSLKANLERKAGLTSAAKGRYFIDTDTIYVDAPIEVGVAYLSDLRNMNDWAHLVRPDGEISALSGEYRDEYGHKVKVSLRVEPVSKWYLVEHEFFYPEQGFYQRCPSMLIPASYAFGDPEAPGFILHRITFWKHGEQLPYGKLQIEDFGAENMNIKRLTEAKAGNLQSFDRGQSYAPLAK is encoded by the coding sequence GTGGAAAAAAATACCTTTGCTACATCCGCTTATATTGCAAATTCACTAGAGAATACTTACGAGTACCTTTGCAGTCTAAAAAACTTAGACGAGTGGACACTTTATAGCCGGATGGCAGAGCAAATGGACGAAGATACCTGGCGCGGAAGTGCCTCAGGTTATCATAGAGACCTCTACTATCACGTTAAAAAACTGCAACACTCGCAACTTCAAGGTATTGAGTGGCATTGTGGACTTGAGTATCAGAAATATTTTCAAGTTTATCCGGTTCTGCTTTTCCCTAGCGATTACATTGAGCCAGGAACAGATGAAAAGGGTGTGTATTTTCACTGGTTAAGTTTTGTCGATCCAAAGCGACAAACTCAGATGATTATGCAGGGAATTCATACCGTACATACTTCTGAATGTCGTTCGCTCAAAGCTAACTTGGAACGCAAAGCCGGTCTGACATCAGCTGCAAAAGGGCGTTACTTTATTGATACTGACACCATTTATGTTGATGCTCCTATAGAAGTAGGAGTCGCGTATTTGTCAGATTTGAGAAATATGAACGACTGGGCACATTTAGTGCGACCAGATGGTGAAATTTCTGCTTTATCCGGTGAGTATCGCGATGAATACGGTCATAAAGTAAAAGTTTCGCTGCGGGTAGAACCTGTTAGCAAATGGTATTTGGTAGAGCATGAATTCTTCTATCCTGAGCAAGGATTTTATCAACGCTGTCCGAGTATGTTGATACCGGCTTCTTATGCTTTCGGCGATCCAGAAGCTCCTGGTTTCATTCTGCACCGAATCACATTTTGGAAACACGGTGAACAACTGCCTTACGGCAAACTTCAAATTGAAGACTTTGGTGCTGAGAACATGAACATCAAACGTTTGACAGAAGCCAAAGCCGGCAATCTACAATCGTTTGACCGTGGTCAGAGCTACGCACCGCTGGCTAAATAA
- the scyB gene encoding tryptophan dehydrogenase ScyB, which produces MNLFDTVQEMGHEQVLFCHGKNPDIKAIIAIHDTSLGPAMGATRMLPYVNEEAALKDALRLSRGMTYKAACANIPVGGGKAVIIADPAHKTEELFRAYGRFVDRLQGRFITGQDVNLTPENVRTISKETNYVVGVEEKSGGPAPITAQGVFLGIKAAVKFRLQSESLEGLKVAVQGLGNVGRNVCQLLHENGAELFVTDISQEKAEEVKRTFGATVVAPDEIYSLDVDIFSPCALGGILNSQTLHSMKATIIAGAANNQLAQEEIHSQMLVEKGILYSPDYVINAGGLINVYNEMIGYNEEKAFKQLHNIYDTLLEIFARAKQQEISTNEAAKQLAEERIMKARKIKNKEMLVSR; this is translated from the coding sequence GTGAACCTTTTTGACACAGTACAAGAAATGGGTCACGAGCAAGTTTTATTTTGTCATGGCAAAAACCCAGATATCAAAGCAATAATTGCCATCCATGACACCAGCTTAGGACCCGCAATGGGGGCAACACGAATGTTGCCTTATGTCAACGAAGAGGCTGCTTTAAAAGATGCCCTTCGTTTAAGTCGTGGGATGACTTACAAAGCAGCTTGTGCCAACATTCCCGTTGGTGGAGGCAAAGCAGTTATTATTGCTGATCCCGCACATAAAACCGAAGAATTATTTAGAGCTTACGGACGTTTTGTAGACAGACTGCAAGGACGTTTTATCACCGGGCAAGACGTGAATCTTACCCCGGAAAATGTCAGAACAATTAGTAAAGAAACTAATTATGTAGTCGGCGTAGAAGAAAAATCTGGCGGACCTGCTCCCATCACAGCTCAAGGTGTATTTTTAGGCATCAAAGCTGCGGTTAAATTTCGCCTGCAAAGCGAAAGTTTAGAAGGCTTGAAAGTCGCGGTTCAAGGTTTGGGCAACGTCGGTAGAAATGTTTGCCAACTTTTACACGAAAACGGTGCAGAGCTTTTTGTCACTGATATTAGTCAAGAAAAAGCAGAAGAAGTAAAACGTACTTTTGGTGCAACTGTTGTAGCACCAGACGAAATTTACTCCCTTGATGTCGATATATTTTCTCCTTGTGCTTTAGGTGGAATTCTCAACAGCCAGACTCTTCATAGCATGAAAGCTACGATTATTGCCGGTGCCGCCAATAATCAGCTAGCTCAGGAAGAAATACACAGTCAGATGCTAGTAGAAAAAGGAATTCTTTACTCTCCAGATTATGTAATTAATGCTGGAGGACTCATCAACGTTTATAACGAAATGATTGGGTATAACGAAGAAAAAGCCTTTAAGCAATTGCACAATATCTACGACACACTACTTGAGATTTTCGCTCGCGCCAAACAGCAGGAAATCAGCACCAATGAAGCTGCTAAACAGTTGGCAGAAGAACGGATTATGAAAGCCAGAAAAATTAAGAATAAGGAAATGCTTGTTAGTCGTTAG
- the scyA gene encoding scytonemin biosynthesis protein ScyA (ScyA, a thiamin diphosphate-dependent enzyme, performs an acyloin condensation during scytonemin biosythesis. It joins a molecule of indole-3-pyruvate to one of para-hydroxyphenylpyruvic acid.), whose product MTQKYTASTTQITAEPYKLDGYLESGKNSKSLTVADAIAEMLENLGVGCAYGVAGGAMASLWGALSNSTMQVLNFRHEAGAAFAATEAYFATGTPSVVFTTAGPGMTNALTGLFAARGEGAKVILLSACTSAANRGRWGIQETSTDTLPSSGIFTSGALFNYAVTIESADQLPQIFRRIALGLAQPGGFVAHLSIPTRLQTTLVDETTLPDLGVGSLSVAPSQEAIAKSVELLSEGPFAIWVGFGARNAAEEILQLAERTGAAVMCSPRGKGIFPEEHPQFVGVTGLGGHGSVMTYMQSGIPLRTLVLGTRLGEPTSFWSPVMVPPGGFVHVDIDPQVPGVAYASTKTYPVQADIKAFVQALLKHMPENTASAISLPNPEQELIEAGAPDTPVRPEVLMAAIQKVIVEGSDAVVMAECGNSFTWSTHFLRFSQTNRYRVSTGVGAMGHAATGVVGAAQARNGKAVAIVGDGAMLMNNEISTAVKYQIPAIWIVLNDARYNMCHQGMKLLGLTGADASIPPTDFVMIARGMGAEGIRVLKESDVEAALEQAIASDVPFVIDVIIDPNRAAPSKGRNQSLAAQGVKATPAKNSAVQISFPNI is encoded by the coding sequence ATGACTCAAAAATATACCGCATCTACAACACAAATCACCGCAGAACCGTACAAGCTAGACGGTTATCTAGAATCAGGCAAAAACTCCAAATCGCTGACAGTTGCGGATGCGATCGCCGAAATGTTAGAGAACTTGGGAGTAGGCTGCGCCTATGGTGTCGCCGGGGGAGCGATGGCAAGCCTTTGGGGTGCGCTATCAAATAGTACCATGCAGGTGCTGAACTTTCGCCATGAAGCCGGAGCCGCCTTTGCTGCTACTGAAGCCTATTTTGCTACTGGCACTCCGAGCGTAGTTTTCACCACCGCAGGACCGGGAATGACTAATGCCCTCACAGGCTTATTTGCGGCTCGTGGAGAAGGCGCAAAAGTCATTTTGTTATCAGCTTGCACCTCAGCAGCGAATCGCGGACGCTGGGGGATTCAGGAGACCAGCACCGATACATTGCCCAGTAGCGGCATATTCACTTCCGGAGCGCTGTTCAACTATGCTGTCACGATTGAATCTGCCGATCAACTTCCACAGATTTTTCGGAGAATTGCTCTTGGGTTAGCGCAACCGGGCGGATTTGTGGCGCATTTGAGCATTCCCACACGTCTACAGACAACCTTAGTTGATGAAACAACGTTGCCCGATTTAGGAGTTGGTTCCTTATCGGTAGCGCCATCACAAGAGGCGATCGCCAAATCAGTAGAATTACTATCCGAAGGACCCTTTGCCATCTGGGTTGGATTCGGTGCGCGAAATGCAGCCGAAGAAATTCTCCAGCTTGCAGAAAGAACAGGTGCAGCAGTTATGTGTTCACCTCGCGGTAAAGGCATCTTTCCTGAAGAACATCCGCAGTTTGTCGGAGTTACAGGTTTAGGTGGTCATGGGTCTGTCATGACATACATGCAATCTGGAATTCCCTTACGCACCCTAGTCTTAGGAACACGCTTAGGTGAACCGACCTCGTTTTGGAGTCCTGTAATGGTTCCCCCAGGTGGCTTCGTGCATGTAGACATTGATCCACAAGTACCAGGAGTAGCTTACGCATCTACCAAAACCTACCCCGTGCAGGCTGACATCAAAGCCTTTGTCCAAGCACTGCTGAAGCACATGCCAGAGAATACCGCGTCTGCGATTTCCTTACCCAACCCCGAACAAGAATTAATTGAAGCCGGTGCCCCAGATACTCCAGTGCGACCAGAAGTATTGATGGCAGCCATTCAAAAAGTCATCGTAGAAGGTAGCGATGCCGTAGTTATGGCAGAGTGCGGTAACTCGTTTACCTGGTCAACTCATTTCCTGAGATTTTCTCAAACTAATCGTTACCGAGTCAGCACCGGAGTTGGGGCAATGGGTCACGCCGCTACCGGAGTTGTCGGAGCCGCCCAAGCCCGGAATGGTAAAGCCGTAGCCATTGTTGGCGATGGAGCAATGTTGATGAATAACGAAATCAGCACCGCCGTCAAATACCAAATTCCCGCAATCTGGATTGTGCTTAACGATGCACGTTACAACATGTGCCATCAAGGGATGAAATTGTTGGGACTCACTGGAGCAGATGCATCAATTCCCCCCACAGACTTTGTGATGATTGCTAGAGGAATGGGAGCAGAAGGAATCAGAGTCCTGAAAGAGTCTGATGTAGAGGCAGCATTAGAACAAGCGATCGCTTCAGATGTTCCCTTCGTTATCGATGTCATCATTGACCCCAATCGAGCCGCACCTTCCAAAGGTCGCAATCAAAGTTTAGCCGCACAAGGAGTCAAAGCAACTCCTGCGAAAAATTCCGCAGTGCAAATTTCATTTCCAAATATCTAA